Within the Rosa rugosa chromosome 2, drRosRugo1.1, whole genome shotgun sequence genome, the region AGTAAGTTAATAACCTCaatatcaatttcaattttgaaatgCTTTGAACTATAGGGAACatggaaaaagaaagagaatgaaGAAATTGATTTTCATTGATTTGTGCAATTGCACTCTTTACAATATATAGCAGTATACATGGTTACATTTACAGAAAGCATTCAACTGTAATTACAACAATATCAAGCTACTCAATCCTAGCCTTGTAACTGATGCTAAACTCTAGCCATAACAGATCCTTGACAATAGCAATATCAAGCTAGAGATAAATCAATTAATGGTGAAGACTTGGTTGTTGTAACTGAAGCTTGATTGGAGGAAGAATCTGTGGTTCTAAAATCCCCCCTCAAACTTGAGGGTCCTGGACTCACAAGTTTAATTTGCTTGACATCAAGGAATGGCAATGCTTATGTAATGGCTTGGTGAGCAGATCAGCCGGTTGATCTACGGAAGGAATGAAGCAGACCCTATGGCTCCCAATGGCAACCTTTCCCAGACATAGTGATAATCAAGTTCTATGTGTTTTGTGCGAGCATGAAAGATAGGATTGGAAGCCATGTATGTTGCGCTTAAATGATCACAATGCAATAACACAGGAAATTGAATATTAGCACCAAGTTCATAGAGAAGATAGCCTAACCACATTGTGTTAGCACAAGCATGAGCAAGGGAGTGGTATTCACTCTCCGCGCTAGAGCGAGCTATGGTGGGCTGCTTTTTAGAGCACCAAGAGATGAGATTTGAGCCAAGGTACACGAGATAGCCAGAAGTGGAACGCCTAGTGGTTGGACAACTAGCCTAATCAGCATCAGAATAGGCTGAGAGATTAACAGGCTGACGCTGAGGTGTAAAGAGTAATCCATGTCCAAGAGTGCCCTTAACATATCGGAGAATGCGTTTGGCAGCAGTGAGATGTGGTACATGCGGCTGACTCATAAATTGAGACACCAAGTTTACCGCAAATGCAATGTCAGGACGTGTTATAGTAAGATACTGTAATGATCCAACCAATTCCCGAAAAGTTGTAGGATGTTCAAGAAGTGGTCCATCAGTAGCAGTAAGATCAGACTTGGCAGACAGTGGTGTACTGACAGGCTTGCTCAACAAAAGATCGTGCTTAGAGAGAATATCATGAGCATATATATTTAAGCTAATTTATGTGTAGCCCATGCTGATGAGTAGTAACCTGTAAGCCAAGGAAATAATGAAGGGGACCTAGCTAGGTCCTTGATGCCAAAACCTCACCCAAGTCACTGTATAAAGCTCTGAAGAAGACGGTCATTACTCCCAGTCaccacaatgtcatcaacatataagagAAAATAGATAATATGTGGACCATGGcgataaataaagagagatGGGTCTGCAAGACTCTGAGTGAAACCAGCAGATAATATAAATGTGCTCATACGATGGAACCAAGCACGTGGTGCTTGTTTCAACCCAGAAAGTGCTTTGTTAAGCTTGCAAACATGGTGGGGTTTTAAAGGATCAACAAAGCCAGGAGGTTGTACCATGAACACATCTTCCTTAAGAATGCCATGAAGGAAGGCATTCTTGACATCTAATTGCCTGAGAGGCCAACTTCGGGAAACATCAATAGTAATCACAGTACGAATAGTTGCAGGCTTAATAACAGGACTAAATGTTTCATCATAATCGATACCTTGTTGTTGATGGAAGCCTTTGGCAACAAGACGGGCCTTGTACCTTTCAACAGAGTCATCTGATTTCCTCTTGATAAGGACCACCATAAGGTTGAGACTTTTGAAGTGGCATTGCCGGCATGTGATGATTAGCGCCAGTATCAGGATACCAATTAGGATCACCCAAAAAATGTGCACCAGCAAAGGGAGGGGCAGTGGTTGGGCCAGCGAAACTATGTGGACACTGAGAGAGATGATGCTGATTTGTGTGACAATTCGGACACCACTGTGGACCTGGGCCTAAAAGCCCACTCTACCAATTAGGACGTGCTGgccatgaagaagaagaagacccgtGTTGGGAAAACACGGGCTGCGATGGCACAGTGGGGAAAGGGCAAGACGCGCCTCCACAACGGCTCTAGTAGTGGCGACCGCCAATAAAGGCGCTCCGGCCGTCACGATGCGGCGGAGGACCACGGGACTGGAGATCCGTGACAGATCGGGGATGGGCTTCGACGGTAGAGCCACGGGGCTGGGCGTCAATGGCGGAACCGTGATGAAACAAGGCTGAAGCATGAGAATCAGAGGAACGGACATTTTGCTGGGCTTCGAAGGCTAAGATCCTTGCAcgaagatcagaaaaatcagggAGCGTAGACTGGGCAAGCGCCTTGGaccaccaaaatttggttgtgggaatgcaccaccaaaattgggttgcggatagtatccacccctccttaccccggtgcatacccacaaccaccttaCTCCGATGGATTCCTACAACCTCCATTCACCGGTGGATTTCCACAACCTCTCTTCACCGATGGATTTCCACCACCTCCCTTCACTGGTGGTTTCCCACAACCCCTTTACcccggtggatactatccgcaaccaccttaccccgggggatatccaacacaaccacaattttcacctttctctacgggtgattccaccaaccctaaccctaatgatgacccttcaaacacaaattggattgCTAGAGAGGATGAAGATCACGATGAGAATAATTAGGTGATTATGCATGTTGTGTAATTGTATTTGACTtattcctagtttttcatttatgtaagcataaattttatgaaataaaagttgtatttgaaAATTCCTCTTATTAAAGGACACACCTTATATTAAAAATCATAGCACATAAAAAACATAATACAAGCCAAATTAAAATCACACTGACATAAAAAACATAAACATTAGCCAAATTAAAAGCACACAAACATAAAAAACATAATACAAGCCAAATTAAAATCACACTGACTTAAAAAAAACATAGACATTAGCCAAATTAAAAGCACACAAACATAAAAAAACATAATACAAGCCAAATTAAAAGCACACAAACATAAAAAAACATAGACATTAGCCAATTATTCCTAAAAACCTATACCAGATCTAGATCTCCATGTTGCCTTGAATGTTCCAGAAATGCTCTatcagatcttcttgaaggtTTAAGTGACTGTTTGCACATCTAATGGCATCGTATCGATCTATGAATCCGTTGAAATAATAATCATCTCTACCAACAGGATCAAAGTTATCACCGGTCGGTCATTCCCAAACCGTAGCCAACTTGGGCCTCATATTgttatcctcttcttcatcggACTCCAAATCCTCATTGCTGTCATCTAGTCTTTCATCCTTGATTatcatgttgtgtaatataataTAAGTCAGCATGATGTATCGAATGTCTTCTTTATCCCACCCACGAGCCGCTCCACGAACAATACTAAAGCGCGACTGTAAAATGCCGAAACATCTTTCCATATCCTTCGTGTACCCCTCTTGAGCCTGGGAAAACTTCAGATCCATGGGTCGTGTAGGCCTTGGAATTGATTTCACGAAAGTCGCCCATCTAGGATAGATACCATTAGTGAGATAGTAGCCTAAATTGTGAATTCTATTATTCACTTGAAATTGGATCTGAGGGACTCGACCAGCAGTGAGCTCGCCAAACAATGGGGACTTAGCAAGCACGTTGAGGTCGTTGCATGATCCAATAATTCCAAAGAAGGCATGCCATATCTATGTGTCATAAGATGCGACTGCTTCGAGGATGATAGTGGGGATACGTTTTCGACCGTTGTATTATCTAGCCCAACCTGTTTGGCAATTCTTCCATTGCCAGTGCATGCAGTCGATGCTTCCAATCATCCCAGGAAAACCTCTTCTCTCAGCTTTGGCGAGAAGTCTTCTGAGGTCGGCCTGTGTAGGAGCCTGGAGGTATTCTGCGAAGTACAGATTAACGATTCCTCTTGTAAATCATTTCAGAGCCTCGATAAAGGTAAATTTCGTCATCCGACAATACTCAGCGCATTGATCTGCCCCAGCACCGTAAGCAAGCATTCTTAAGAAACATGTCAGCTTCTGCTCGAGAAGTAGTCCGACTTTTTTAGCAGCATCTGATTTCTGGACAAAGTACCTGTCATAGCGACAAAGATCACTGGAGATGTTGTTGAAAACATTGTGACTCATCCTGTAGCGTGTCCGGAATTCATCATCACTGAAAACTGAACGCTCCACAAAGTAATCTTCCATCATGTTTTTCCCTCTTGATTCCCTAAATCGCTTCTCATTCGGTGCACGCCACGGTCGAGAACCCCCTCGTCGTGTTTGAGAGGAAGATTCAGCTTCAGCGACTGCTACGATCACAAGGGCTTTAGTCGTACACATCTCTTCATGATCTTCATCTCGAGACTGTCGATACTTAACCCACAATCTCTTCATTGAAATAAGGGAAGGAGAGAAAATGTGTTGGATCTGGAGATATGAAAAACAAGGAGATTTTCCAATATCAGATTGTGTGTGAATGGAGTGCTGCCTCTTTCTCTATTTATTTACAATTTTCACATAAAACGTGATCAGATGATAAGGACACATGTCCACTCCTGGTTCGACGTAATCCTATCCGAAATCTTAGATAAGATTACATCGACAATAACCGTTAGATTACATAGTATGCAAATGATCTGGTCCATTCAAAGATGTCGGTGGTTGTTTCAACCGTTTCAAAATAATTGTCAGTGGTGGCTTCACTCATTTCAAGAAATATTGTCGGTAATTGTAGGTGGCTCATAATTTGTCTACCGAAAATATtagaaaaatagtaaattgcagttttgaggcccaaaACGATCCCGAAAGCCCAAAAAACCCCACACGTCGTGGCAAAGTGACGAGTTCTCTTCCTAGAGTCATTCCCTTTCCGAAAAGCTATAGCAATCACAATTATGAcattaattatccataaatctccattattaccatctatttacatcaaatctatttcaattttccaattttaaaaaaaaaaaaaaatcaatgaacagtaaatctgactggtcaagaaacagaacgggtggaaacccatgtccagtggcagtgaatagtttcTTGATTGGTCGACCccttgacttttcgaccttgacatttaccctcaacgggtggacttgcgcTTAGTGCCTCCGCCCTTGGTGGCGCTATGGTTTCTTTTGAAGCATATCTTGGATTTATGGCCGGCGGTTCTATCTGGACATATCTCAcatgtttttaaatttttgagGATTATCCTTTTCAATAAGCCGAATCATAAGAATGAATCACTTGGTGTTACTTTCCCTACGTCCATCTTCTTTATTGCTTATGTATTGTTTTTGCATACGCAACTTGTGGAGAAATCTGTGCCACCTCCAATAGTGGAGTTTCCTCAACATTACATGACAAAGGAAGAGTTGGTCACCTTTTGGTTTTGGGTTCCTACAGCACTGTTAAGTTTAGAAGTTTGGGTGCTTAACTTGCATGGTATGATTGTGATCGATCAAGGCTCTACTGTTAATTGGTGACATATTCTTGATAAGAGAGCTCATGTTTGATATTGACTCTCACATCACTTCCACTGGAGCAATTGCTACTAGAATTGTCTTTTATTTTGGTGAAGATTGACTTTCACATCACCCACCCAGATTCACAGATGGCGCACTATAACATGTGTTCGCTGCACATAAAGGTGATATTACTCCAATCTCACATCACTTATCCATGGACATACTGTCTGGTTGCTTCTTATTGTGGTCTTATGTTTGTCTTGAGAAACATCAATGAAGATTTTAACATGGTCTACTCTACATTATGGTGCTTTCCGCTGTTCAACGGTGATATTCCTCATGTTGTAGTTTGGTCGAGATATTGGCCACTGAATTGTATTTCAGCATGGGATCTTATGATTATGGATAATGAGATCACAAAATCTATTCTTTCCATGATTTGCAAGGGTGCAGCTAAGTAGTCAGATTCTCAGCAAGCAATGCTTCTCaaattctctctctcaacaCTCATCgtgctcttcttcttcctctgttccTTCACTGCAATCTTAGGTCATAACCATGAAGACCCAACAATCAAAACAATGGACGACTTCTCAGGCTACCCAATTCATGACTCACACTCACCTTTCTTCACTAGCTCAAAGTTTACAGAAACAGATTGATGAACTTCCTAGTTTTTCTGATACACCTGCCCCATCAGTGACCAGGGTCTTGTATACCGAGGAAAATGTGTTGGCACATAGATTCATCAAAAAATTTGGTGGGACTCTCTGGTTTGTCTGTTGGAGAGGATGCTGTCGTCGATGGGAAGGCTCTAATCCAGAGCTTTCTACCATTCCAACAGGTTCTCATATTGATGCCATTCCATACTCTGGTATCTTACAAGTCATTACATCTAAGCTGCGCAATCACACAGTGATAATTCTCGTCTTGAAGTCCCGGTAGCACAAGCACTCTATGTCTGCAATAGGAAGTGCATTGGTCGTAGTTTTGAAAGCTATGAAGGCTTTGAAGCAGAAGTTGCAGACGGGTTTATTAAAGCAATCAAAGAAAGTGGAATGGTTTCAGCTAAAGAATTATGGGCTCATTTCCATTGTCTTACATATTTAAGGCCTGAGGACATGCCTTTTTTCAAGGGAGAGGAATGTTAGGACTATTGTTTTGGGTAGTGTGTTGATTTACTTAAATGGGCTGCCTATTGGACTCGGGTCGGGTCATATTGTAAATGGATATCTAGAGTTGGTTGTAGAGAGAACTatataagagcatctccaacagcttccctataatttctttATGGGgaagtaaaaaattaaaatctccAAAAAAAATTCTGCTCCAACTTCAAcggattctctattttacagattCCATAATTTTTCCCCAAATCCTTCCCTAAAATTTTACATATTGCTGTAAATAtatgaaattttgttttctctctcatcactatctctattttagagacaattatagggaatctgttggagcaaaacgACCAAAGCTAAATGAGTTACTTCGAAAGGAGCAAAGTTTCTGGCAGCAGCGCTCTAAAGTGTTTTGGTTACAAGACTGGGATTTGAACACGAAATTCTTCCATCAAAGGGCTAGTAACAGGAGGAAGAAGAATCTAATAAAAGGGTTGCATGATGAGAGTAAGCGTTGGTGTACTTCTGATGAGGAAATGGAAGCTATTGTTATCCGGTATTTCAATGATTTGTTTTCAGTTAATTCCTTCAGTTCCGAGATTAATGAAACAGTACGTGTGGTTCCTAGAGTGATCTCTGATGAGATGAATGTACAATTAACAAAAGATATATCATCGGATGAGGTTTTTAGAGCATTGAAGCAAATGCACCCTTCAAAGGCGCGGGGCCCAGATGGTTTCTCGCCATGTTTTTATCAAAGATTCTGGGATGTTGTGGGAGGTGATGTGGTGGAGGCAGTGAGGAGTTTCTTGGGGTCTGATGATGAGGTGCGAAGATTGAACTTCACCCATGTCACGTTGGTTCCAAAGGTGAAGAGCCCACAAAATATGAGCCGACTACGTCCAATTAGTTTGTGCAACGTTTTATATAAGATTGGATCAAAAGTTCTCGCCAACAGGTTAAAGCGTCTTCTACCTGAATTTATTTCTCCTTTTCAAAGCGCCTTTGTTTCGGGGAGACTAATCTCAGACAATTCACTTGTGGCTTTCGAAATTGCAGATTTTTTAAAACGACGAAGGAGTGGGAAGGTTGGCTTTGGGGCTTTGAAACTAGACATGAGCAAGGCGTATGACAGGGTTAGTTGGCAATTTTTAGAGGCCATGATGGTTCGAATGGGGTTCGATACTGCATGGGTGACTTGGATAATGCGATGTGTGAGTATTGTTTCTTATTCATTCATACTCAATGGGGATCCTCGTGGACATATTTTACCGTCAAAGGGTTTGAGACAAGGTGATGCAATTTCCCCATATCTATTTCTCTTTTGTGCAGAGGTTTTATCTCGCTTATTCATGGTTTCTGAGGAGACTGGGAGGCTGAATGGAGTTAGGGTTTGTAGAGGTGCCCCTAGTACAAATCACTTATTTTTTGCCGATGAttccttcattttctttaaAGCAGAAGAGCATGAGAGTTTGGAGTTGAGAAATACTCTCTAGCTATATGAACGTGTTTTTGGGCAAAAGATCAACTATGAGAAGAGTTCCATTGCATTTAGTAAGAATGTCAGATTGGATAAACAGGAATTTCTTGCTGATTTGTTCAGAGTTTTACGGGTGgataaacatgaaaaatatttaggTTTGCCTATGGACGTCAGCTACCCCAAAATTTAAGCATTTGGCTTCCTAAAAGAAAAGGTGGAAAAAATACTCTAAAGATGGAGGGAGAAAACGTTATGTGCAGCGGGGAAGGAAGTACTTCTTAAATCGGTCATCCAATCTATCCCAACCTATGTGATGAGTTGTTTTGAAATCTCAAAGCAATTGTGTCGTGACATACACCAACTCATGGCTAGGTTTTGGTGGGGAGATAAAGGGGAGGCTCACAAAATTCATTGGGTTGCTTGGGAAAAGCTATGTGCTTTTAAGGAGGAGGGGGGACTAGGGTTTCGAAATTTGATGTTATTCAACCTATCTCTCTTGGCGAAGCAAGGCTGGAGGCTCTTCACAAACCAGGATTCCTTGGCAGCCAGAGTCTTCAAGGCGAGGTATTACCCAAATTCTGACTTTCTACATGTTTCCCCTGTGAAAAACTTGTCCTTCACTTGGCGTAGTATACTTGCGGGCAGAGAAGTACTTGAAAAAGGAATGAGATACCAAATTGGCAGCGGAACTAGGGTTAATATATGGAGGGATCCTTGGCTTCCTTTGCCTTATTCCTTCAGACCCTTTTCACGGCCAATGGAGGGGACCTCTGAGTGGAGAGTTGCAGATCTCATCGATGCGGAGAACAGAGAGTGGATTGAGCCATTGGTTGACGAACTATTCACTAAGATGGAGAGCGATTTAATTTTGGGTATTCCATTAAGTTTGtgacaaattgatgatcgttggATGTGGcactttgataaaaaaaaaggggtgtATAGCGTTAAAAGTGGATACCGAGTTGCTTGTAATACTAAAGGCAGAACTGATAGAGCATCGACGTCATCTCCTTCGGTGTGGCGCTGGAAAGCAGTTTGGAGGGCTAATGTTCCTCCGAAAATCAGAACATTTGCATGGAGATTGATGCGTGCCATCTTGCCTGCGCGCGCTGCATTGTCAAAAAGGGTGCCCATTGAAAATCCTAATTGTCTTTTCTGCCAAACCACTGTTGAATCTGACTTGCATATCTACAAATATTGTGAAGCTCTAAAGTGTTTCTGGAGAGCAGGTGGCCTCAATTTGAAACCTAGAAGCTTCTACGGCAATAATTTTTTTGAATGGATGCAAGAAATGATCTTTGCACTTGGTAAGCCataagttgatttgtttttttgtcaGTTTATGGATTATTTGGATGGAAAGGAAGAATATATTGTGGAGAGGTGGGGACTTTAACCCCATGCACATGGTGAGCTGGGCACATACTACTTTGGAGGAATATCAGAGGCTACATCAAAGTAGCTTGGTgcaaaaacaacatcctaaggAACGTTGGAGGTGTCCCCCTAGTGGGCGGCTGAAATTAAATATCGATGGAGCTTTTCAAGAGGAGTCCGGGCAAGGTGGAGTTGGGGTGATCGTTAGAGACAAGCATGGGAGATTTGTGGCAGCTTTGGCAAGGCCTTTCTCTCACGCAGGTTCTGCATTTCAAATGGAGGTTGAAGCTTGCCGTGTTGGCCTATTGTTAGCCATCCATCAAGGTTGGACTGAGGTTGATTTGGAGTCAGATTGCTCATTATTGGTAAGTTCTCTAACTAGTGATGTTACTGATTTGTCTACTGTGGGGAGGATTTTAGACGATTGTAAGCATTATATGCATGGTATAAGATCCTTACAGTGTAGGCATGtctaccgtgaagcaaatggtgctGCAAATCGATTagcacaccttgctagtttaTCGTATgcaatgttctaaaaatcggcctaggcagcgcctaggcgctaggcgccAGTGTACCGTTCCGATTTTGGCCTGGGCGAAGTCAGTAGGCGTTGGGTCTtcaggcggccgcctaggcggacTAGACGGGGTAGGCGGCGACTAGGCGGGGTAGGCGGCCTGGGTGCTGGGCGTTGGGCAGTCgcatctctcctctctctctctctctcatttctgACGTTGATGATCAATAGCTTGAAGATTTCTCTCTCATCTCGTCATGCACTTGATGATTTGGTagttttctttgattttctttatgGGGGAGATGAAAGGAGATTCGATGACCCCTTAGAAATGAGGGAGGAAAAGGGCCATATATTCTGAAtacagtgagagagagagagagagagagatttgcaGAAACTAGAGGTGATAGAAGATGAAACATGATTAAACGTGAAAGGTGAGTCAGTTGCTTGGTATTAACTATTAAGTGGTTTGGTCAAAGTTGACTACTACAACTTAAATTAATAGTTTTTCTGATAAAGTTTAGGATAAAATGTCTATTTATATCATCTAATTAGTATTTTAAACTATTTAATGGGTGGGTTTAGTGTTTTGAATATAATTATGTAATAAAAAATTATCAACAACACAAGAATTATTCTATTTAAATGTATTTGttattaaaaatattaaaattaaaattaaaaaataaaaaccgcctagtccccgcctaggcgctagtccctggGTCACCGctcgactagcgcctagcgttttttagaaccttgatcgtatgttgatgatatttggttagatgagactgaGCGTGGGCCTGAGCcgcccagctaggctgggttccaattccaaacccctttaaaaaaaaaaaaaaaaaaaccaaaattttcCTTAGAATAGAAAAAAATCAAGATATGggaaagctgttggagttgctctaagacaatcttcctccaatgtaaaagccatgaatgaaatttttgttaattttcttcagtctttcaatttcttttacttttccTTGTTTGAGTCCCAACAATGAGCCTCAAACGGAAAGAGCAGAAAGGGAATTGCACTTTATGAGCTCCTTCCCTATTGCATTCTATGCATAACAGACACATTCTCACAAAAGCTTGCTGCAATAGCCCAATGTGCATCTCGGTGTACGTATCTGAATCAATCAACTTCTTCAGTTCTCCACTATCATTTATCCATCCCTTCTCATACGGCCTTGAGTTGACCAAAACAGGGGAGCTGTTAAGCTCTTCATTGGCTTGAACCACTTTTTCAAAACCCACATCCACATCAAACTATTTGGCAAAAAGACACAATCCATCAAGAAAAATCACATCTTTGGTTGACATAGTCATAGATCAAGCAACAAATCCAAACTCACAAAAGAGATCCAAATTTTCACCATGTTCAAAAGCATTCATCTTTTTAAAGATCATCGCAGGATTAATTGAACAACAAATATAGAAAAGCTGTGATCTTTGTAAGCTTACCAGTAGCAAACCCTCTGTGGATCACTTGGTTTCTGTGGTATCAAGCAGCCCTTGATCGAATCGAAACCAACCTTGAAGCCATTTGTGAATGAATCCACCAATCACTACCACTCTCCTATTTTCCTATCTCAAGTTCCGATTTTTAATCCTTAATACTGAAAAAGAAATTCACAACGAACCCAGCTGCCTCCCCCAAGTCGGCAGATCCCGAACACCCACAATACCCCTCATTACCTAATGGAATCAATCGCATACTTTTTCTAGCACTAAAATTAAAGGGAAAATTGAAAAGTaga harbors:
- the LOC133730357 gene encoding uncharacterized protein LOC133730357, with the translated sequence MKRLWVKYRQSRDEDHEEMCTTKALVIVAVAEAESSSQTRRGGSRPWRAPNEKRFRESRGKNMMEDYFVERSVFSDDEFRTRYRMSHNVFNNISSDLCRYDRYFVQKSDAAKKVGLLLEQKLTCFLRMLAYGAGADQCAEYCRMTKFTFIEALK